A stretch of the Fundulus heteroclitus isolate FHET01 unplaced genomic scaffold, MU-UCD_Fhet_4.1 scaffold_49, whole genome shotgun sequence genome encodes the following:
- the LOC118560806 gene encoding zinc finger protein 664-like, with protein MLYDDIKEEVPEENNPDVDQQELELLYIKEEGKITWASQKREQQNFKEETDDTRFPSTVVNMKSEEDEEKPPFSNYGQQLTEARYFTTGTSTDFIKVIVKDEASDVDSMKIVVDSTKVNLKNPKTSIISQTREKSFGCDDCGKRFSASSSLKRHMIIHTGEKPFSCDLCGRRFTWKAHFDMHMIIHTGEKPFGCDLCGIRFTWKALFNMHMRSHTVEKPFGCDACDKRFLTKSYLKIHMRIHTGEKPFGCDRCGKRFSASSSLNRHMRIHTGEKPYSCDTCGKRFSRKLNLNSHMDIHTGEKPFACDACSKRFRWKSELSRHMKLHLQ; from the exons a tgttgtaTGACGACATTAAAGAAGAGGTCCCTGAAGAAAACAATCCTGATGTGGACCAGCAGGAGCTGGAGCTGCTCTACATAAAGGAGGAAGGGAAAATAACCTGGGCCAGCCAGAAAAGAGAGCAACAGAATTTCAAGGAGGAGACTGACGATACCAGGTTTCCATCAACTGTTGTTAATATGAAaagtgaagaggatgaagagaaACCTCCATTCTCTAACTATGGTCAACAGCTAACAGAAGCCAGATATTTTACAACCGGCACTTCAACTGACTTTATAAAAGTGATCGTTAAAGATGAGGCTTCAGATGTGGATTCAATGAAAATAGTTGTAGATAGTACAAAGGTTAATTTGAAAAATCCAAAGACCAGCATAATAAGCCAAACCAGGGAGAAATCCTTTGGTTGTGATgattgtggaaaaagattttctgCCAGCTCATCCTTAAAAAGACATATgataatccacacaggagagaaaccttttagTTGTGATTTATGTGGGAGAAGATTTACCTGGAAGGCACATTTCGATATGCATATGATAATCCACACgggagagaaaccttttggttgCGATTTATGTGGGATAAGATTTACCTGGAAGGCACTTTTCAATATGCATATGAGAAGCCACACAGTagagaaaccttttggttgCGATGCATGTGATAAAAGATTTCTCACAAAGTCATATTTAAAgatacacatgagaatccacacaggagagaaaccttttggttgCGATAGGTGTGGTAAAAGATTTTCTGCCAGCTCATCCTTAaatagacacatgagaatccacacaggagagaaaccttaTAGCTGTGATACATGTGGGAAAAGATTTTCCAGAAAGCTAAACTTAAATTCACACATGGATATCCACACAGGCGAAAAACCCTTTGCTTGTGATGCTTGTAGTAAAAGATTTCGCTGGAAGTCAGAATTAAGTAGGCACATGAAATTACATCTGCAATAG
- the LOC118560807 gene encoding zinc finger protein 239-like, producing MLYDDIKEEVPEENNPDVDQQELQLLYIKEEGKITWASQKREQQNFKEETDDTRFPSTVVNMKSEEDEEKPPFSNYGQQLTEARYFTTGTSTDFIKVIVKDEASDVDSMKIVVDSTKVNLKNPKTSIISHTREKSFGCDDCGKRFYRKSYFKEHKKIHMGKKPFGCDACGKIFSYSSSLKRHMRIHTGEKPFSCDACGKRFGRSSALKMHMIIHTGEKRFGCDACSKRFSKKSYLTIHMSIHTGEKAFGCDICGKRFSASSPLNRHMRIHTGEKPYSCDTCGKRFSRKPNFNSHMDIHTGKKPFGCDACSKRFRWRSELDRHMKLHLQ from the coding sequence tgttgtaTGACGACATTAAAGAAGAGGTCCCTGAAGAAAACAATCCTGATGTGGAccagcaggagctgcagctgctgtaCATAAAGGAGGAAGGGAAAATAACCTGGGCCAGCCAGAAAAGAGAGCAACAGAATTTCAAGGAGGAGACTGACGATACCAGGTTTCCATCAACTGTTGTTAATATGAAaagtgaagaggatgaagagaaACCTCCATTCTCTAACTATGGTCAACAGCTAACAGAAGCCAGATATTTTACAACCGGCACTTCAACTGACTTTATAAAAGTGATCGTTAAAGATGAGGCTTCAGATGTGGATTCAATGAAAATAGTTGTAGATAGTACAAAGGTTAATTTGAAAAATCCAAAGACCAGCATAATAAGCCATACCAGGGAGAAATCCTTTGGTTGTGATgattgtggaaaaagattttacagaaagtcatattttaaagaacacaaaaaaatccacatgggaaaaaaaccttttggttgtgatgcttgtggtaaaatattttcttacagCTCATCCTTAAAAAGAcatatgagaatccacacaggagaaaaaCCTTTTAGTTGTGATGCATGTGGGAAAAGATTTGGTCGCAGCTCAGCCTTAAAAATGCATATGATAATCCATACGGGAGAGAAACGTTTTGGTTGCGATGCATGTAGTAAAAGATTTTCCAAAAAGTCATATTTAACGATACACATGTcaatccacacaggagaaaaGGCTTTTGGTTGTGATATATGTGGTAAAAGATTTTCCGCCAGCTCACCCTTAaatagacacatgagaatccacacaggagagaaaccgtATAGCTGTGATACATGTGGGAAAAGATTTTCCAGAAAGCCAAACTTCAATTCACACATGGATATCCACACAGGAAAAAAACCCTTTGGTTGTGATGCTTGTAGTAAAAGATTTCGCTGGAGGTCAGAATTAGATAGGCACATGAAATTACATCTgcaatag